Proteins found in one Herbiconiux sp. A18JL235 genomic segment:
- a CDS encoding TM0106 family RecB-like putative nuclease, giving the protein MIVVDGPVVFYSATDLTAAARCEFNLVRRLDAKLGRVETPPDPDDPMLERAARLGDRHEERVLEQYRERFGPYRPDEGRGVAEIDRPERAFPDGLETAKEESLAALRAGADVVFQAAFFDGRFLGYADFLVRVEGGEGEAPRYAVFDTKLARRAKVTALLQVAAYADQLERSGIPVEQQVHLLLGDGSTSSHALRDILPVYLDRRERLERLLDSRLDEEAVQWGDPRYTACGRCEVCQPEVELHRDLLLVAGMRPSQRERLRAAGITTIDELAASTGAVPALAASTLESLRDQARMQAAPPAGLPSAGGLVYRVYDPAPLGALPEPDEGDIFFDFEGDPLYTEGDGHDWGLDYLFGLVEHDPVVPGATVFRPFWAHDHAEEKAALVAFLDHVTARLRRHPGLHVYHYANYERAHLQSLCARHGVGEEQLDELLRRGVLVDLYPLVKKSIRVGSPSYGLKKLEPLYMGDRYRASEVTTGADSITAYVHYAQLREAGRTDPVAAAEAVEQLRQIADYNEYDCVSTLGLRDWLRDRAAENGVRPDPPVSPPEPSDEEEVAPPSRSEIEAAFEPSALHEALQAWIGHLPAGRASDGGADGDRTADQTALALAAAAIDYHRREEKSFWWEHYNRLDQPVEEWAESRDVLVVSAARVDDEWSSDGARRAERRLVRLRGELAPGSRLEAGASRRFVVYDPPHPWPSPRSRASERVAHDRTLITDVTVATDGATVYHLEEALPVGGERYRATPLAVVPARPPMTAPLQAAITSWGRALATALPAFPADAAVDLLRRIPPRRRDGGGPEPVGPDGMPGAIRDTLLALDDSYLAVQGPPGTGKTYTGARVIAELVRDHGWTVGVVGQSHAVVENMLGAVVRAGLDAGSVAKVDEQENTPYTALPKRPNGLGRYLHEAADAGRGVVVGGTAWDFTNVGRVPRRRLDLLVVDEAGQYSLANTIAVSVAARNLLLLGDPQQLPQVSQGVHPEAVDSSALGWLSDGHDVLPANLGYFLDRSWRMHPAVCAPVSELSYEGALHSKLPETTDRSLEGVAPGLTVHPVVHHGDSTSSVAEAETVVQIVRSVLGHRWLDGDAVAGGGDRVETGRDGDGARPLGVDDVIVVAPYNAQVETVRAALAAAGLEGVPVGTVDKFQGREAVVAIVSLAASSAAEVPRGMEFLLMKNRLNVAISRAMWAAHLVFSPALADHLPYDARELATLSAFLRLSRAAPSDPAPSG; this is encoded by the coding sequence GTGATAGTCGTCGACGGCCCGGTGGTGTTCTACAGCGCCACCGATCTCACCGCCGCTGCGCGCTGCGAGTTCAACCTGGTGCGCCGACTCGACGCCAAGCTCGGGCGCGTGGAGACGCCGCCCGACCCCGACGACCCCATGCTCGAGCGTGCGGCGAGGCTCGGCGACCGCCACGAGGAGCGGGTGCTCGAGCAGTACCGGGAGCGGTTCGGCCCCTACCGCCCCGACGAGGGTCGCGGCGTCGCCGAGATCGACCGCCCCGAGCGGGCCTTCCCCGACGGTCTCGAGACGGCGAAAGAGGAGTCGCTCGCCGCCCTGCGGGCCGGTGCCGATGTGGTGTTCCAGGCGGCGTTCTTCGACGGCCGCTTCCTCGGGTACGCCGATTTCCTGGTGAGGGTCGAGGGCGGGGAGGGCGAGGCCCCCCGTTACGCGGTCTTCGACACGAAGCTTGCGCGGCGGGCGAAGGTGACAGCGCTCCTTCAGGTCGCCGCCTACGCCGATCAGCTCGAGCGCTCGGGAATCCCGGTCGAGCAGCAGGTGCACCTGCTGCTCGGCGACGGGTCGACCTCGAGTCACGCCCTCCGCGACATCCTTCCCGTCTACCTCGATCGGCGCGAGCGGCTCGAGCGTCTTCTCGACTCACGGCTTGACGAGGAGGCCGTGCAGTGGGGCGACCCGCGGTACACCGCGTGCGGCCGCTGCGAGGTCTGCCAGCCCGAGGTCGAGCTGCACCGCGACCTGCTGCTGGTGGCAGGTATGCGCCCGTCGCAGCGCGAACGCCTGCGCGCCGCCGGAATCACCACCATCGACGAACTCGCCGCGTCGACGGGAGCCGTACCCGCGCTGGCCGCCTCCACCCTCGAGTCGCTGCGCGACCAGGCACGCATGCAGGCGGCACCGCCCGCCGGTCTGCCGAGCGCGGGCGGGCTCGTCTACCGCGTCTACGACCCCGCACCACTCGGCGCTCTGCCCGAGCCCGACGAGGGAGACATCTTCTTCGACTTCGAGGGCGACCCGCTGTACACCGAGGGCGACGGGCACGACTGGGGTCTCGACTACCTCTTCGGCCTCGTCGAACACGACCCGGTCGTGCCGGGTGCGACAGTCTTCCGGCCGTTCTGGGCCCACGATCACGCCGAGGAGAAGGCCGCGCTGGTGGCCTTCCTCGACCATGTCACCGCGCGGCTCCGCCGGCATCCCGGCCTGCACGTCTACCACTACGCCAACTACGAGCGGGCGCATCTGCAGTCGCTCTGCGCCCGTCACGGAGTGGGGGAGGAGCAGCTCGACGAGTTGCTGCGCCGCGGAGTGCTCGTCGACCTCTACCCGCTGGTGAAGAAATCGATCAGGGTCGGTTCCCCCTCCTACGGGTTGAAGAAGCTCGAGCCGCTCTACATGGGCGACCGCTACCGCGCCAGCGAGGTCACCACCGGCGCCGACTCGATCACGGCGTACGTGCACTACGCGCAGCTGCGCGAGGCCGGGCGCACCGATCCCGTGGCGGCGGCCGAGGCCGTGGAGCAGTTGCGCCAGATCGCCGACTACAACGAGTACGACTGCGTCAGCACCCTGGGGCTCCGCGACTGGCTGCGCGATCGCGCCGCCGAGAACGGCGTGCGACCCGACCCTCCCGTCTCCCCACCGGAGCCGAGCGATGAGGAGGAGGTCGCGCCGCCCAGCCGGAGCGAGATCGAGGCGGCCTTCGAGCCCAGTGCCCTGCACGAGGCGCTGCAGGCCTGGATCGGTCATCTCCCCGCTGGTCGGGCTTCCGACGGCGGCGCCGATGGCGACCGCACCGCGGATCAGACTGCGCTGGCGCTCGCCGCCGCAGCCATCGACTACCACCGCCGCGAGGAGAAGTCGTTCTGGTGGGAGCACTACAACCGGCTCGACCAGCCGGTCGAGGAGTGGGCGGAGAGCCGAGACGTGCTCGTCGTCAGCGCTGCGCGCGTCGACGACGAGTGGTCGAGCGACGGAGCGCGTCGCGCGGAGCGCCGACTGGTGCGACTGCGCGGTGAGCTCGCGCCGGGCAGCCGACTGGAGGCGGGGGCGAGCCGGCGTTTCGTCGTGTACGACCCACCGCACCCGTGGCCCTCGCCGCGCTCTCGGGCGAGCGAGCGGGTCGCGCACGACCGCACCCTCATCACCGACGTCACCGTCGCGACCGACGGTGCCACCGTGTATCACCTCGAGGAGGCGCTGCCCGTGGGCGGCGAACGATACCGGGCGACGCCCCTGGCCGTGGTGCCGGCTCGACCGCCCATGACGGCCCCGCTGCAGGCGGCGATCACCTCGTGGGGTCGTGCGCTCGCGACCGCGCTTCCCGCCTTCCCGGCCGACGCCGCCGTCGATCTGCTGCGCCGGATACCCCCTCGCCGGCGTGACGGCGGTGGTCCCGAACCGGTGGGGCCCGACGGCATGCCCGGGGCCATTCGCGACACGCTCCTGGCACTCGACGACTCCTATCTCGCCGTGCAGGGCCCGCCGGGAACCGGTAAGACCTACACCGGTGCCCGGGTGATCGCCGAGCTCGTGCGCGATCACGGCTGGACGGTGGGCGTGGTCGGCCAGTCGCACGCCGTCGTCGAGAACATGCTCGGTGCCGTGGTGCGGGCGGGCCTCGATGCCGGGTCGGTGGCGAAGGTCGACGAGCAGGAGAACACCCCCTACACGGCACTCCCGAAGCGCCCGAACGGTCTCGGCCGGTACCTGCACGAGGCAGCCGATGCCGGCCGGGGCGTTGTCGTGGGCGGAACGGCGTGGGACTTCACGAACGTCGGTCGGGTGCCTCGGCGGCGCCTCGACCTGCTCGTCGTTGACGAGGCGGGGCAGTACTCGCTCGCGAACACCATCGCCGTCAGCGTCGCCGCGCGCAACCTGTTGCTGCTCGGCGACCCTCAGCAGCTTCCCCAGGTGAGCCAGGGCGTGCATCCGGAGGCCGTCGACAGCTCGGCCCTCGGCTGGCTGAGCGACGGCCACGACGTGCTGCCGGCGAACCTCGGCTACTTCCTCGACCGCAGCTGGCGCATGCACCCCGCCGTCTGCGCCCCGGTGAGTGAGCTCTCCTACGAGGGGGCCCTGCACTCGAAGCTGCCCGAGACCACGGATCGCTCGCTGGAGGGCGTGGCGCCCGGGCTCACCGTGCATCCGGTCGTGCATCACGGCGACTCGACGTCGTCGGTGGCGGAGGCCGAGACGGTCGTGCAGATCGTGAGGAGTGTGCTCGGTCATCGGTGGCTCGACGGCGACGCGGTGGCGGGTGGCGGCGACCGTGTGGAGACGGGTCGAGACGGAGACGGTGCGCGTCCGCTCGGCGTCGACGACGTCATCGTCGTCGCGCCCTACAACGCGCAGGTCGAGACGGTTCGCGCCGCCCTCGCCGCGGCGGGCCTCGAGGGTGTGCCGGTCGGCACGGTCGACAAGTTCCAGGGGCGCGAAGCCGTGGTGGCCATCGTCAGCCTCGCCGCCTCCTCGGCGGCCGAGGTGCCGCGCGGCATGGAGTTCCTTCTCATGAAGAACCGCCTGAACGTCGCGATCTCGCGGGCCATGTGGGCGGCACACCTGGTGTTCTCGCCCGCGCTCGCCGACCACCTGCCTTACGACGCTCGCGAGCTCGCCACGCTCTCGGCGTTCCTTCGGCTCAGTCGAGCGGCTCCCAGCGACCCTGCACCATCCGGGTGA
- a CDS encoding SRPBCC family protein: MELVRFTVDALAAVPAQLAFDRVVPRDDSTLFTGYLVLPAVAGVRGATGPWNVVGQERTVLLSDGGSFRERITRYDRPDRPEAEGRFDYAVDRFTGILSLLVSDAEARWRYRPAPVADGPNGLDFATSGSVIEWSYAYRPLPGRTFLVRRVIGPIWMRYMHRSIAVCARVAETG, encoded by the coding sequence ATGGAGCTCGTGCGGTTCACTGTCGACGCCCTCGCCGCCGTGCCGGCGCAGCTCGCGTTCGACCGGGTGGTGCCGCGCGACGACAGCACGCTGTTCACGGGGTACCTCGTGCTGCCGGCGGTCGCCGGGGTGCGCGGAGCCACCGGTCCGTGGAACGTGGTGGGTCAGGAGCGCACCGTGCTGCTCTCCGACGGCGGCAGCTTCCGCGAACGGATCACCCGCTACGACCGACCCGATCGGCCCGAGGCGGAGGGGAGGTTCGACTACGCGGTCGATCGGTTCACGGGCATCCTGTCGCTGCTCGTCTCCGACGCAGAGGCCCGCTGGCGGTACCGGCCTGCGCCGGTGGCCGACGGGCCCAACGGGCTCGACTTCGCCACCTCGGGCTCGGTCATCGAGTGGAGCTACGCCTACCGCCCCCTGCCGGGCAGGACGTTCCTGGTGCGGCGGGTGATCGGCCCGATCTGGATGCGCTACATGCACCGCAGCATCGCCGTCTGCGCGCGGGTGGCGGAGACCGGGTGA